In Perca flavescens isolate YP-PL-M2 chromosome 7, PFLA_1.0, whole genome shotgun sequence, the following proteins share a genomic window:
- the gnat2 gene encoding guanine nucleotide-binding protein G(t) subunit alpha-2, with amino-acid sequence MGAGASAEDKKSKELEKQLQQDADKDAKTVKLLLLGAGESGKSTIVKQMKILHQGGYTKEEQLEFRAIIYGNILQSALAIIRGMEMLAIDFGSSTSQELAQKLQNLSDSIEEGTMPSELSDVIIKLWKDSGVQAGFDRAAEYQLNDSAGYYLNEMDRIAKPDYLPTEQDVLRSRVKTTGIIEEQFSCKELHFRMFDVGGQRSERKKWIHCFEGVTCIIFCGALSAYDMVLVEDDEVNRMHESLHLFNSICNHRFFALTSIVLFLNKKDLFEEKIKKVHLSICFPDYDGSNTYEDASDYIKQQFLDLNMKKGVKEIYSHLTCATDTRNVEIVFNAVTDIIIKENLKDCGLF; translated from the exons GTGCTGGTGAGTCAGGGAAAAGCACCATCGTAAAACAAATGAA GATTCTGCATCAAGGTGGTTACACAAAAGAGGAACAATTGGAGTTCAGAGCGATCATCTATGGCAACATCCTGCAGTCTGCTTTGGCTATCATCAGAGGCATGGAGATGCTGGCCATTGATTTTGGCTCGTCCACCTCACAG GAGCTTGCACAGAAGCTGCAGAACTTGTCAGACTCCATTGAAGAAGGCACAATGCCTTCTGAACTGTCTGATGTCATCATAAAGCTGTGGAAAGATTCTGGTGTGCAGGCCGGCTTTGATAGAGCTGCTGAGTACCAACTGAACGACTCTGCTGGCTA CTACCTAAACGAAATGGACAGAATTGCCAAGCCAGACTACCTCCCCACTGAGCAGGACGTGCTGCGATCTCGAGTCAAAACAACTGGTATTATTGAAGAGCAGTTCTCCTGCAAAGAGTTGCACTTCAG GATGTTCGATGTGGGTGGCCAGAGATCAGAGAGGAAGAAGTGGATCCATTGTTTTGAGGGTGTGACCTGCATCATCTTTTGCGGAGCTCTCAGTGCATACGACATGGTGCTGGTAGAGGATGACGAAGTG AACCGCATGCATGAGTCCCTGCATCTATTCAACAGTATCTGCAACCACAGATTCTTTGCACTGACCTCCATCGTGCTTTTCCTCAACAAGAAGGATCTGTTTGAAGAAAAGATCAAGAAAGTCCATCTGAGTATCTGCTTTCCAGACTATGATG GCTCCAACACGTACGAAGACGCCAGCGACTACATCAAGCAGCAGTTCTTGGACCTGAACATGAAGAAGGGTGTGAAAGAAATCTACTCCCACCTGACCTGTGCCACAGACACAAGGAACGTCGAGATTGTGTTCAACGCTGTGACAGACATCATCATCAAAGAAAACCTTAAAGATTGCGGTCTTTTCTAA